A genome region from Mycobacterium florentinum includes the following:
- a CDS encoding acyl-CoA dehydrogenase family protein, translating into MSTDDLDRRIQALLDEHDPATTEPRDFLGAQFDAGLAWVHLPQGFGGLGLPRKAQETVNARLFAAGAPVGGTAKNFIGMGMAAPTIAAFGTDEQKRKFLRPLFTGEQVYCQLFSEPGAGSDLAGVATRAVRDGDDWIVNGQKVWTSMAQHAQMAILVARTDPTVPKHAGLTYFLCDMTQPGVDVRPLRQITGEAEFNEVFLTDVRVPDANRLGAVGGGWRVATTTLNNERVAIGASSGVPREGGMIGKITRAWRDEPGLRNAAMHDELMRLWVEAEVLRLAGERLGQQAVAGQPGPEGAGMKIAFAKLAQALSGFDIELHAESGLQYDDWTMRRTEVVDLIGREPGYRYLRARGNSIEGGTSEILRNTISERILGLPGEHRVDKDAAWKDLDR; encoded by the coding sequence ATGAGCACCGACGATCTCGACAGACGGATACAGGCGCTGCTGGACGAACACGACCCGGCGACCACCGAGCCGCGCGATTTTCTTGGCGCGCAATTCGACGCCGGGCTGGCCTGGGTGCACCTGCCGCAGGGCTTCGGCGGGCTGGGTCTGCCGCGCAAGGCACAGGAAACGGTGAACGCGCGGCTGTTCGCCGCCGGCGCGCCGGTGGGCGGCACCGCGAAGAACTTCATCGGAATGGGCATGGCGGCCCCGACCATCGCGGCCTTCGGCACCGACGAGCAGAAGCGAAAGTTCTTGCGTCCGTTGTTCACCGGCGAGCAGGTCTACTGCCAGTTGTTCAGCGAGCCGGGCGCCGGGTCGGACTTGGCCGGGGTGGCCACCCGGGCCGTCCGCGACGGCGACGACTGGATTGTCAACGGGCAGAAGGTATGGACGTCGATGGCGCAGCACGCGCAGATGGCCATCCTGGTTGCCCGCACCGATCCGACCGTGCCCAAGCACGCGGGCCTGACCTACTTCCTCTGCGACATGACGCAACCGGGCGTGGACGTCCGGCCGCTGCGCCAGATCACCGGTGAGGCCGAGTTCAACGAGGTGTTCCTCACCGATGTCCGGGTGCCCGACGCGAATCGGCTTGGCGCCGTGGGCGGTGGCTGGCGAGTCGCGACCACCACACTCAACAACGAACGGGTCGCGATCGGTGCCAGCTCCGGCGTTCCGCGCGAGGGCGGGATGATCGGGAAGATCACCCGGGCGTGGCGGGACGAGCCGGGGCTGCGCAACGCCGCGATGCACGACGAGCTGATGCGGCTCTGGGTCGAGGCGGAAGTCCTTCGGCTGGCTGGAGAGCGGCTCGGGCAGCAGGCCGTGGCGGGCCAGCCCGGCCCGGAGGGCGCCGGCATGAAGATCGCCTTCGCCAAACTGGCGCAAGCACTTTCGGGCTTCGACATCGAGCTGCACGCGGAATCCGGCCTACAGTACGACGACTGGACGATGCGCAGAACCGAAGTCGTCGACCTGATCGGTCGCGAACCGGGGTACCGCTACCTGCGGGCGCGCGGCAACTCGATCGAGGGCGGCACGTCGGAAATCTTGCGCAACACAATTTCTGAGCGGATTCTCGGCCTGCCCGGCGAACACCGCGTCGACAAGGATGCCGCCTGGAAGGATCTGGATCGATGA
- a CDS encoding acyl-CoA dehydrogenase family protein yields MSIGDLLYSDTEEALRSSVRQLFADQCAPEVVSRAYDPAPQDFSKVWRRLAGELGVAGLLVPESLGGAGASAREAAVVMEEIGRAVAPVPFLSSAVLATVALLRAGETETLSALAQGELTAALVVPLSTAPGDPIAGVSSGADGLTGSVTSVAGAAEADVLVVPVAGADGLELHTVSRSAAGVEVSPLLALDMTRPLANVQFSAATSTPVGPADTSVAAALETGAALLASEQLGLAQWCFETTLAYVKQRKQFGRAIGSYQAIKHRLADLWFEVGSATAAARHAADTCAREDPDAGIAAAIAQAYCSGIAVHAAEECVQLHGGIGMTWEYPAHLYLKRAKSDQLAFGTAYRHRTRLAGLVDLPAG; encoded by the coding sequence ATGAGCATCGGGGACCTGCTCTACTCCGACACCGAAGAGGCGTTGCGCAGCAGCGTGCGCCAGTTATTCGCCGACCAGTGCGCACCCGAGGTAGTAAGCCGGGCCTACGACCCAGCGCCGCAGGACTTTTCCAAGGTCTGGCGGCGCCTGGCCGGTGAGCTGGGAGTGGCCGGACTGCTGGTGCCGGAATCGCTTGGCGGTGCCGGCGCGAGTGCCCGCGAGGCCGCAGTCGTGATGGAGGAGATCGGTCGCGCGGTCGCGCCGGTGCCGTTTCTGTCCAGTGCGGTGCTGGCCACGGTCGCGCTGCTGCGGGCCGGCGAGACCGAAACCCTTTCCGCGCTGGCCCAAGGCGAGCTGACGGCGGCGCTGGTGGTGCCGCTGTCCACCGCGCCCGGCGATCCGATCGCGGGGGTGAGCAGCGGCGCCGACGGCCTGACCGGGTCGGTCACCAGCGTCGCCGGCGCCGCCGAGGCCGACGTGTTGGTGGTGCCGGTCGCGGGGGCCGACGGCCTCGAGTTGCACACCGTCTCGCGTAGCGCGGCCGGGGTCGAGGTGTCGCCGCTGCTGGCCCTGGACATGACGAGACCGCTTGCCAATGTCCAGTTTTCGGCCGCAACGTCGACCCCGGTCGGACCGGCGGACACGTCAGTGGCGGCCGCGCTGGAGACCGGCGCGGCACTGCTGGCATCCGAACAGCTCGGGTTGGCGCAGTGGTGTTTCGAGACCACGCTGGCCTATGTCAAGCAGCGCAAGCAGTTCGGCCGCGCGATCGGGTCCTATCAGGCGATCAAGCACCGGTTGGCGGATCTGTGGTTCGAGGTCGGTTCGGCGACGGCGGCGGCGCGCCACGCCGCGGACACGTGCGCTCGGGAAGACCCGGACGCCGGCATCGCCGCGGCCATCGCGCAGGCGTATTGCAGCGGCATCGCGGTGCACGCCGCGGAGGAGTGTGTGCAGCTGCACGGCGGCATCGGCATGACCTGGGAGTATCCGGCTCACCTGTACCTCAAGCGAGCCAAGAGTGATCAGTTGGCGTTCGGCACCGCCTACCGTCATCGGACCCGGCTGGCCGGTCTGGTCGACTTGCCGGCCGGCTGA
- a CDS encoding dienelactone hydrolase family protein, which translates to MPNITDTITTADGTCTVHLFTPDGPDTQALHPAVIMYPDAGGVRDTFQQMAAKLAGFGYAVLLPDVYYRNAGWAPFDMASVFGDEQERKRLFSMIGSLTPDKITGDARAFFDYLAARPEVFGERFGVCGYCMGGRISVMVAGRVPDRVGAAASFHGGGLVSDTADSPHLLADRMTATVYVGGAENDASFTTDHAEQLDKALTAAGVRHTIEWYAAAHGFAVPDNAPYDAAAAQRHWEAMTELFGSALAR; encoded by the coding sequence ATGCCGAATATCACCGACACCATCACCACCGCCGACGGGACCTGCACCGTCCATCTGTTCACCCCCGACGGTCCGGACACCCAAGCCCTGCATCCCGCCGTGATCATGTACCCCGACGCCGGCGGCGTGCGCGACACGTTCCAGCAAATGGCGGCCAAACTCGCCGGATTCGGTTACGCGGTGCTACTGCCGGATGTGTACTACCGCAACGCCGGCTGGGCGCCGTTCGACATGGCCAGCGTGTTCGGCGACGAGCAGGAACGCAAGCGGCTGTTTTCGATGATCGGCAGCCTGACGCCGGACAAAATCACCGGCGATGCCCGCGCCTTCTTCGACTACCTGGCGGCACGCCCCGAGGTTTTCGGTGAACGCTTCGGCGTGTGCGGCTACTGCATGGGCGGGCGCATATCGGTGATGGTGGCCGGCCGGGTTCCCGACCGGGTCGGGGCCGCGGCGTCGTTCCACGGCGGCGGGCTGGTATCCGACACCGCGGACAGCCCGCACCTGCTCGCCGATCGGATGACCGCCACGGTCTACGTCGGCGGCGCCGAGAACGACGCGTCGTTCACCACCGACCACGCCGAACAGCTCGACAAGGCCCTGACGGCGGCCGGCGTGCGGCACACCATCGAGTGGTACGCCGCCGCCCACGGCTTCGCGGTCCCCGACAACGCGCCCTACGATGCGGCCGCGGCGCAGCGCCATTGGGAGGCGATGACGGAGCTGTTCGGTTCGGCGCTGGCGCGCTAG
- a CDS encoding class I adenylate-forming enzyme family protein — translation MPPVIDLPRDHNPFSMTGVSRDRDGIPRYDDLPATLLDMLAGHVEQRPDNEAVVELGAGRLTYRQLWDRAARVAGGLRAAGVRPGDRVAVRYPAGINWVLAFWGTVMAGGIAVAVNTRSAQPEVEFVLSDAGARVDLAADAPLPDGQPYVAEGLAPADTAALFYTSGTTGHPKGVPTTHEAFITNTENMARCSGLPGDIGAGLRTLISVPLFHVTGCNTQLLAAARLGGAAVIMPTLNLDQLIATLAGERISSMVTVPAIYSLMLRHPDFADADVSAVRWLGYGGAPIAPSLVSSVKEAFPQATVFNGYGMTESASLMTLLPDSEAFDHADSVGYAVPSVDLGVIPSGDDPSVGELVARGANLTAGYWNRPEATEATIADGWLHTGDVVRVDAAGRVHIVDRLKDIINRGGEKISSVEVEAVLLAAPNVVDACVLAVPDEVMGEKVGAVLFAGETAIDVSAVLEHCRGQLADHKIPQYVTVASEPLPRNAGGKLLKARLRGEVKWGDPLR, via the coding sequence ATGCCTCCAGTGATCGACCTGCCACGCGACCACAACCCGTTTTCGATGACGGGCGTGTCCCGCGACCGCGACGGTATCCCGCGTTACGACGATCTGCCGGCCACGCTGCTCGACATGCTGGCCGGGCACGTCGAGCAGCGCCCCGACAACGAGGCCGTCGTCGAACTCGGTGCGGGGCGATTGACCTACCGGCAGCTGTGGGACCGCGCCGCGCGCGTGGCGGGCGGACTGCGGGCGGCCGGTGTGCGACCCGGTGACCGGGTCGCGGTGCGCTATCCCGCGGGAATCAACTGGGTGCTGGCATTCTGGGGCACGGTGATGGCCGGCGGCATTGCGGTGGCGGTCAATACGCGCTCCGCGCAGCCCGAAGTCGAATTCGTGCTGTCAGACGCGGGCGCACGGGTGGATCTGGCCGCGGATGCGCCGCTACCCGACGGGCAACCGTATGTGGCAGAGGGACTCGCGCCTGCCGACACGGCCGCGCTGTTCTACACCTCGGGCACCACCGGCCATCCCAAGGGCGTGCCGACCACCCACGAGGCCTTCATCACCAACACCGAAAACATGGCCCGGTGTTCGGGATTGCCCGGGGACATCGGTGCGGGCCTGCGCACGCTGATATCGGTGCCGCTGTTCCACGTAACCGGTTGCAACACCCAGCTCTTGGCCGCAGCTCGCCTCGGGGGAGCGGCGGTGATCATGCCCACGCTGAACCTGGACCAGCTGATCGCCACACTGGCCGGCGAACGGATCTCGTCGATGGTGACGGTGCCGGCGATCTACTCGTTAATGCTGCGGCACCCGGATTTCGCCGACGCCGACGTTTCCGCGGTTCGTTGGTTGGGCTATGGCGGTGCGCCGATCGCCCCCTCGTTGGTGAGTTCGGTGAAGGAGGCGTTTCCACAAGCCACGGTGTTCAACGGCTACGGGATGACCGAGTCCGCGTCGCTGATGACCCTGCTGCCCGACTCCGAGGCGTTCGACCACGCCGACTCGGTGGGGTATGCGGTCCCCTCGGTGGACCTCGGCGTGATCCCCAGCGGAGACGACCCGTCCGTCGGTGAGTTGGTGGCGCGTGGCGCCAATCTGACTGCCGGATACTGGAATCGGCCGGAAGCCACCGAGGCCACCATCGCGGACGGCTGGCTGCACACCGGCGACGTGGTGCGGGTCGACGCCGCGGGCCGGGTGCACATCGTCGACCGGCTCAAGGACATCATCAACCGCGGCGGCGAGAAAATCTCCAGCGTCGAGGTCGAGGCGGTGCTGTTGGCCGCGCCCAACGTCGTGGATGCCTGCGTGCTGGCGGTGCCCGACGAGGTGATGGGGGAGAAGGTCGGAGCCGTGCTGTTCGCCGGTGAGACGGCGATCGATGTGTCGGCCGTGCTCGAGCACTGCCGCGGGCAGCTCGCCGACCACAAGATTCCGCAATACGTGACGGTAGCCTCAGAACCGCTGCCGCGCAACGCCGGTGGCAAACTGCTGAAAGCCAGACTTCGCGGCGAAGTGAAGTGGGGTGACCCGCTCCGATGA
- a CDS encoding glycosyltransferase: MRVLLSTYDTRGGVEPLLGVGVQLQMLGAEVVVCAPPDDEFAERAADFGIPLVGFGPSVREVTTGAAQASEEDVRAHVLGLLDAQFDTVAAAAQGCDALVSTALVWTAAGARSVADKLGIHYAYASYHPTHLPSPYHPPPEYVGRGMGTSELDNRVMWNHNARNANALFGPALNGHRAAIGLPPVSDVRGYAYTDHPWLAADPTLGPWQPLRDLSVVQTGAWVLHDDRPLSAELEEFLDAGTPPVYVGFGSMPLWGSKDAVPMAIEAIRAQGRRVLLSRGWADLVPGDDHDDCMGVGEVNQQALFGRVAAVVHHGGAGTTTTAAQAGVPQLVVPQGADQVYWACRVAELGIGTACDGPTPPPGSLPAALEVTLADDTRTRAKAVAAQTRTDGAAMAAKLLLDAVSRATP, encoded by the coding sequence ATGCGGGTCTTGTTGTCGACCTACGACACGCGCGGCGGCGTCGAACCACTGCTGGGAGTCGGGGTGCAGCTGCAGATGCTCGGCGCCGAGGTGGTGGTGTGCGCGCCGCCCGATGACGAATTCGCCGAGCGGGCAGCCGATTTCGGGATTCCGCTGGTGGGATTCGGTCCGTCGGTGCGCGAGGTGACGACCGGGGCGGCGCAGGCGTCGGAGGAGGACGTGCGCGCACACGTACTCGGGCTGCTCGACGCGCAGTTCGACACCGTCGCCGCCGCGGCCCAGGGCTGCGACGCGCTCGTGTCGACCGCCCTGGTGTGGACGGCGGCGGGCGCACGGTCGGTGGCCGACAAGCTCGGCATCCACTACGCATACGCGAGCTACCACCCCACCCACCTGCCGTCGCCGTATCACCCGCCGCCGGAGTACGTCGGCCGGGGGATGGGGACGAGCGAGCTGGACAACCGGGTGATGTGGAACCACAACGCCCGCAACGCCAATGCGTTGTTCGGCCCGGCGCTCAACGGCCACCGGGCGGCGATCGGTCTGCCCCCGGTGAGCGACGTGCGCGGCTACGCCTACACCGACCACCCCTGGCTGGCGGCGGACCCGACGCTGGGCCCCTGGCAGCCGCTGCGGGACCTGTCCGTCGTGCAGACCGGCGCCTGGGTGCTGCACGACGACCGCCCGCTCTCGGCCGAGCTGGAGGAGTTCCTGGACGCCGGCACGCCGCCGGTTTACGTGGGCTTCGGCAGCATGCCGCTGTGGGGTTCCAAGGACGCCGTGCCGATGGCGATCGAGGCCATCCGCGCCCAGGGCCGGCGCGTGCTGCTGTCCCGCGGCTGGGCCGACCTGGTCCCCGGCGATGACCACGACGACTGCATGGGCGTCGGGGAGGTCAACCAGCAGGCGCTGTTCGGGCGGGTGGCCGCCGTCGTGCACCACGGCGGCGCGGGCACGACGACGACGGCGGCTCAAGCCGGCGTGCCCCAGCTCGTCGTGCCGCAAGGGGCCGACCAGGTGTACTGGGCCTGCCGGGTGGCCGAGCTGGGCATCGGTACCGCGTGCGACGGCCCGACCCCGCCCCCGGGCTCGCTACCGGCCGCGCTCGAGGTGACGCTGGCCGACGACACCCGCACCCGGGCGAAGGCGGTGGCGGCGCAGACCCGCACCGACGGCGCGGCGATGGCCGCGAAGTTGTTGCTCGACGCGGTGAGCCGCGCAACGCCCTAG
- a CDS encoding SDR family oxidoreductase yields MTSLDLTGRTAIITGASRGIGLAISRQLAAAGANVVLTARKQEAADAAAAEVGERALGVGAHAVDEDAARHCVDLTLEKFGSIDILINNAGTNPAYGPLIDQDHARFTKIFDVNLWAPLLWTSLVVKAWMGEHGGAIVNTASIGGLHQSPAMGLYNATKAALIHVTKQLALELSPRVRVNAIAPGVVRTRLAEALWKDHEDPLASQIALGRIGEPADVANAVAFLVSDAASWITGETLVMDGGLLLGGAQGFQMRSGSKS; encoded by the coding sequence ATGACATCACTGGATTTGACCGGCCGTACTGCGATTATCACGGGGGCTTCGCGCGGAATCGGTTTGGCGATCTCCCGACAGCTGGCGGCCGCGGGCGCCAATGTGGTGCTGACCGCCCGCAAACAGGAAGCGGCGGATGCGGCCGCGGCCGAAGTGGGGGAACGGGCGTTGGGCGTCGGCGCGCACGCGGTCGACGAGGACGCCGCGCGCCACTGCGTGGACCTCACTTTGGAAAAGTTCGGCAGCATCGACATCTTGATCAACAACGCCGGCACCAATCCGGCGTACGGCCCGCTGATCGACCAGGATCACGCGCGGTTCACCAAGATCTTCGACGTCAATCTGTGGGCCCCGCTGCTGTGGACATCACTTGTTGTCAAGGCATGGATGGGCGAGCACGGCGGCGCGATCGTCAACACCGCCTCCATCGGAGGGCTGCATCAGTCCCCGGCGATGGGGCTCTACAACGCCACCAAGGCGGCGCTGATTCACGTCACCAAACAACTGGCCCTGGAACTCTCGCCGCGCGTGCGGGTCAACGCGATCGCCCCGGGAGTCGTTCGCACCCGATTGGCCGAGGCGCTGTGGAAGGACCACGAGGATCCGCTGGCGTCGCAGATCGCGCTCGGTCGCATCGGTGAGCCCGCCGATGTGGCGAACGCGGTGGCCTTCCTGGTTTCCGACGCGGCGAGCTGGATCACCGGTGAGACGCTGGTCATGGACGGCGGTCTGCTGCTCGGTGGCGCGCAAGGCTTCCAGATGCGGTCCGGGAGCAAATCATGA
- a CDS encoding acetyl-CoA carboxylase family protein, with protein MTATLLIANRGEIALRIIRTATELGMQTVAVYSEDDAESPHVHAADEAIGLPGSGPDAYLDQSSILAAAKNAGATLIHPGYGFLSENADFARACAAAGYTFVGPDADVLETVGNKSAARAAAIAAGLPVLPATQGPSSVEDVRAFFAAHDGAVMIKALAGGGGRGMRRVDGADQIEAAYRHCAAEAQLGFGNPAVFAEALLDDARHIEVQIVAAPAGPRTHALALGDRDCSIQRRYQKIVEIAPAQGLSDSLRRELHLAAARLCGRAGLRGLATVEFLVAGERFVFLEVNPRIQVEHTITEETTGVDLVAAALAIAGGASYYQLGLPSGIASDGDEVIGEPAARRGIAIQARVNMETITADGTVAPAAGTLTVFAPPSGPGVRVDTFGRTGLALGTRYDSLLAKVITHVRGSSLPAALRKSRTALAEFGVEGVQTNIKFLQELLSDSQIQSGIVTTGFLDAKLPELAAAALTHEHDTRVASVELYPGEEALRAQLAGTVVEIAPEGVEVNPGHQLVVLEAMKMQHVLAAPVALRTVRNLVTPGQVVGTGDPLVVFANTGAGAAGESAIAAVDLDRPRADLDEVRRRHLLTLDEGREAAVTKRHQQGRRTARENIADLIDDGSFVEYGALAIAAQRSRRSDEDLIANTPADGLVAGLATIGADRFGRPAAEAVVVSYDYTVLAGTQGMRNHAKTDRVFDVAARKGLPVVLFAEGGGGRPGDTDVGGAAGLDVPTFRVLAGLRGRVPLVSIVSGRCFAGNAALAGVCDVIIATPDANIGMGGPAMIEGGGLGVYPPEAIGPIDVQRHNGVVSLVARDEVHAVSLAKQYLSYFQGNIGDWAAPEPRLARHVVPENRLRAYDVRRAIESIVDVGSVLELRPDYGVGIVTALVRVEGVAYGLLANSSHHLGGAIDAEAADKAGDFLTLCESFRLPVISLCDTPGFMVGPDAEKQAAVRRFGRMFVLGARLTVPLGMIILRKGYGLGAMAMAGGSFHAPQFTVAWPTGEIGGMGLEGAVRLGFSKELAAAADTGERERLFDKLVAAAYQHGKALRAATTFELDDVIDPSDSRAWITRLTGA; from the coding sequence ATGACCGCGACGCTGCTGATCGCCAATCGCGGCGAGATCGCGCTTCGGATCATTCGCACCGCCACCGAATTGGGTATGCAGACGGTCGCGGTCTACTCCGAGGATGACGCCGAGAGCCCGCACGTGCACGCGGCCGACGAAGCGATCGGTCTGCCGGGTAGCGGCCCCGACGCCTATCTGGACCAGTCCTCCATACTGGCGGCGGCGAAAAATGCCGGCGCCACGCTGATTCATCCCGGGTATGGCTTCCTCTCCGAGAACGCCGATTTCGCTCGTGCCTGCGCGGCCGCCGGGTACACGTTTGTCGGGCCGGACGCCGACGTGCTCGAGACGGTCGGCAACAAATCCGCGGCGCGCGCCGCCGCGATCGCCGCCGGCCTGCCGGTGCTGCCGGCCACCCAGGGGCCGAGCAGTGTCGAGGATGTCCGGGCATTCTTCGCCGCCCACGACGGCGCCGTCATGATCAAGGCGCTGGCCGGCGGGGGCGGCCGCGGCATGCGCAGGGTGGACGGTGCCGACCAGATCGAGGCCGCCTACCGCCACTGTGCCGCGGAGGCGCAGCTGGGATTCGGCAATCCGGCGGTGTTCGCCGAGGCGCTACTCGACGACGCCAGGCATATCGAGGTGCAGATCGTCGCCGCGCCGGCCGGGCCCCGAACGCATGCGCTTGCCCTCGGCGACCGTGACTGCAGCATCCAGCGGCGCTACCAGAAGATCGTCGAAATTGCTCCTGCGCAAGGGCTTTCGGATTCGTTGCGGCGCGAGTTGCACCTGGCCGCGGCCCGGCTGTGCGGCAGAGCCGGCCTGCGCGGTCTGGCCACCGTCGAATTCCTGGTCGCCGGTGAGAGGTTCGTCTTTCTCGAGGTAAATCCCCGCATTCAGGTCGAGCACACGATCACCGAGGAGACCACCGGCGTGGACCTGGTGGCCGCCGCGCTCGCGATCGCCGGCGGCGCCTCCTACTACCAGCTGGGATTGCCATCCGGAATCGCCTCCGACGGTGACGAAGTCATCGGCGAGCCCGCCGCCCGGCGCGGCATCGCGATACAGGCCCGGGTCAACATGGAAACCATCACGGCGGACGGGACCGTGGCGCCCGCCGCGGGCACGCTGACGGTGTTCGCGCCGCCGAGCGGTCCGGGAGTGCGCGTCGACACCTTTGGCCGGACCGGGCTGGCGTTGGGCACGCGATACGACTCGCTGCTGGCCAAGGTCATCACCCACGTGCGCGGATCGTCGCTGCCGGCCGCGCTGCGCAAGTCGCGCACCGCGCTGGCTGAATTCGGGGTCGAGGGTGTCCAAACGAACATCAAATTTCTGCAAGAACTGTTGTCCGACAGCCAGATTCAGTCCGGCATCGTGACCACGGGCTTCCTCGACGCGAAGCTGCCCGAGCTGGCCGCCGCGGCGCTGACCCACGAGCACGACACCCGGGTCGCGTCCGTCGAGCTGTATCCCGGTGAGGAAGCGCTGCGCGCCCAGCTGGCCGGCACCGTGGTGGAGATCGCACCCGAGGGAGTCGAGGTCAACCCCGGCCATCAACTGGTGGTGCTCGAAGCGATGAAAATGCAGCATGTGCTTGCCGCGCCGGTTGCGCTGCGTACGGTGCGCAATCTCGTGACACCGGGCCAGGTTGTCGGAACCGGGGATCCGCTGGTGGTCTTCGCCAACACCGGGGCCGGCGCCGCCGGCGAGTCCGCCATCGCCGCAGTCGATCTCGATCGGCCCCGCGCCGACCTCGACGAAGTTCGGCGGCGGCATCTACTCACTCTCGACGAAGGCCGTGAGGCGGCAGTCACCAAGCGGCACCAGCAGGGTCGCCGCACCGCCCGGGAGAACATCGCCGATCTGATCGATGACGGCAGCTTCGTCGAGTACGGCGCGCTGGCCATTGCGGCGCAACGCAGCCGGCGCTCCGACGAGGATCTGATCGCCAATACCCCGGCCGACGGCCTGGTCGCGGGCCTGGCGACCATCGGCGCCGACCGATTCGGGCGGCCGGCCGCCGAAGCGGTGGTGGTGTCCTACGACTACACCGTGCTGGCCGGGACGCAGGGCATGCGCAACCATGCCAAGACGGACCGGGTTTTCGACGTGGCCGCCCGAAAAGGCTTGCCGGTGGTGCTGTTTGCCGAGGGTGGCGGCGGGCGACCGGGCGACACCGACGTCGGCGGTGCGGCCGGCCTGGACGTGCCCACGTTTCGGGTGCTCGCCGGGCTGCGCGGCCGGGTGCCGTTGGTGTCCATCGTCTCGGGGCGTTGCTTCGCCGGCAACGCCGCACTGGCCGGGGTGTGTGATGTGATCATCGCGACGCCGGACGCCAACATCGGAATGGGCGGGCCGGCGATGATCGAGGGTGGCGGGCTCGGGGTGTATCCGCCCGAGGCGATCGGCCCGATCGACGTGCAGCGGCACAACGGGGTGGTGAGCCTGGTCGCGCGTGACGAGGTGCACGCGGTGTCGCTGGCCAAACAGTACCTGTCGTACTTTCAGGGCAACATCGGCGACTGGGCAGCGCCCGAGCCACGGTTGGCCCGACATGTGGTGCCGGAGAACAGGTTACGCGCCTACGACGTGCGCCGGGCGATCGAGTCGATCGTGGACGTCGGCTCTGTCCTCGAGCTGCGCCCCGACTACGGCGTCGGCATCGTCACCGCGCTCGTCCGGGTGGAGGGCGTGGCATATGGGTTGCTGGCCAACAGCAGTCACCACCTGGGCGGCGCGATCGACGCCGAGGCCGCCGACAAGGCCGGTGACTTTCTCACGCTGTGCGAATCGTTTCGGCTACCGGTGATTTCGTTGTGCGACACACCGGGATTCATGGTCGGACCGGACGCGGAGAAGCAGGCTGCGGTGCGCCGGTTCGGCCGGATGTTCGTGCTCGGTGCGCGGCTGACGGTGCCGCTCGGAATGATCATCTTGCGCAAGGGTTATGGCTTGGGCGCAATGGCCATGGCGGGTGGCTCTTTTCATGCCCCGCAATTCACCGTGGCCTGGCCGACGGGGGAGATCGGCGGCATGGGCCTGGAAGGCGCCGTGCGCCTCGGCTTCAGCAAGGAGCTGGCCGCCGCGGCGGATACCGGCGAACGCGAGCGGCTGTTCGACAAGCTGGTGGCGGCGGCCTACCAACACGGTAAGGCGCTTCGGGCCGCCACGACGTTCGAGCTGGACGACGTAATCGACCCTTCAGACTCCCGCGCCTGGATCACCAGGCTGACGGGAGCCTGA
- a CDS encoding PE-PGRS family protein — MKPLVVGGAVAAAIAAAPIAAADSFATAPAMSGPAPTHIVFKDDPGGGGCDANGNCGSGGQFSGPGGGPGGTGCIPGVGCGSGGQNAGPGGVPGGTGCLPGVGCGSGHA; from the coding sequence CTGAAACCACTGGTGGTCGGCGGCGCCGTTGCCGCGGCGATCGCCGCCGCACCGATCGCCGCTGCGGATAGTTTTGCGACCGCTCCGGCAATGTCCGGCCCGGCGCCCACCCACATCGTCTTCAAGGACGACCCAGGTGGCGGCGGCTGCGACGCCAACGGCAACTGCGGTTCCGGCGGCCAGTTCAGCGGTCCGGGTGGCGGTCCGGGTGGCACCGGCTGCATCCCGGGCGTCGGCTGTGGCTCCGGCGGCCAGAACGCCGGCCCGGGTGGCGTTCCTGGCGGCACTGGATGTTTGCCGGGCGTCGGCTGCGGATCCGGCCACGCCTGA